Proteins from a single region of Chloroflexota bacterium:
- a CDS encoding DUF554 domain-containing protein, with protein sequence MLGTLINVVAVVAGSVIGILLGNRLPKKVQQTVLDGLGLMVLVVGISMAIQSNNILIPMVSVLLGGIAGELLRIEDGLEAVGRWLELKTAGIFSESGEGRVVRGFVTASLVFCVGPLAILGAIQDGLTGDYNLLAIKSMLDAFASLAFAAALGPGVILSALSVGIYQGTISLAAMGLGTAIGDVSRQTPWVVEMTAAGGVLIMGIGLVLLELKRVRVGNLLPAVFIAPLIVILLAALGIDL encoded by the coding sequence ATGCTCGGTACCCTGATCAACGTTGTCGCTGTTGTCGCAGGCAGTGTCATCGGAATCCTGCTTGGCAACCGTCTGCCGAAAAAAGTCCAGCAGACTGTTCTTGATGGCCTGGGCTTGATGGTGCTTGTCGTCGGAATCAGCATGGCAATCCAGAGCAATAACATCCTCATTCCCATGGTCAGCGTCCTCCTGGGCGGAATCGCCGGAGAACTGTTGCGAATCGAGGATGGCCTGGAAGCCGTGGGGCGCTGGCTGGAGCTGAAGACGGCTGGTATCTTCAGCGAAAGTGGCGAGGGAAGAGTCGTCCGGGGCTTTGTCACTGCCAGCCTGGTCTTCTGTGTCGGACCGCTGGCCATACTGGGCGCTATTCAGGATGGTTTGACCGGTGATTACAACCTGCTTGCCATCAAGTCGATGCTGGATGCCTTCGCCTCACTGGCCTTTGCGGCTGCGCTGGGCCCTGGTGTGATTCTATCGGCACTCTCGGTCGGCATCTATCAAGGGACCATCAGTCTGGCTGCCATGGGCCTTGGGACTGCCATCGGTGACGTTTCCAGGCAAACGCCCTGGGTCGTTGAAATGACCGCGGCCGGCGGTGTCCTGATCATGGGCATCGGGCTGGTGTTGCTGGAACTGAAACGGGTTCGGGTTGGCAACCTGCTGCCGGCGGTCTTCATCGCCCCGTTGATCGTTATCTTGTTGGCTGCCCTGGGAATCGACTTATGA
- the trpC gene encoding indole-3-glycerol phosphate synthase TrpC has translation MSKKTSKKSHSHSDRLKHQGKLLDTIMDHKRKELPKQKALVPITDLRALAMTVPEPLDFAAALRQPGVSLIAEIKRASPSRGLLCKDFDPKQLAHTYVEGGAAAISVLTDSRFFQGNLEYLTDAAEVSKTANPRTKVPSPGIPILRKDFIFDPYQIVEARVAGADAVLLIVAVLGDNDLRKLLKETHTYGMAALVEAHDEEEVARALAAGAQIIGINNRDLSTFEVDLATTERLRPLVPEEKVVVSESGIHSPEDVRRLAAMGIDAMLVGESLVVTSPRERQNKIKSLVRAGAP, from the coding sequence ATGAGCAAAAAGACCTCAAAAAAGAGCCATAGCCATAGCGATCGCCTCAAGCATCAAGGGAAACTGCTCGACACGATCATGGACCACAAGCGCAAGGAATTGCCCAAACAAAAGGCACTGGTGCCTATCACCGACCTGAGAGCGCTTGCCATGACGGTGCCTGAACCGTTGGACTTTGCTGCGGCCCTGCGCCAACCGGGGGTCAGCCTGATTGCCGAGATAAAACGCGCCAGCCCTTCCCGTGGCCTGCTGTGCAAGGATTTTGATCCAAAACAACTGGCCCACACCTACGTCGAGGGAGGCGCGGCGGCCATCTCAGTGCTCACGGATAGCCGGTTCTTTCAGGGCAACCTGGAATATCTGACGGACGCGGCAGAGGTAAGTAAAACGGCAAATCCACGCACGAAAGTCCCCAGTCCAGGCATACCCATTCTGCGCAAGGATTTCATCTTTGATCCCTATCAGATCGTCGAGGCGAGGGTTGCCGGCGCCGACGCGGTATTGCTCATCGTGGCGGTTTTGGGCGACAACGATCTTCGAAAACTGTTGAAAGAGACCCACACCTACGGCATGGCAGCGCTGGTCGAGGCCCATGATGAGGAAGAGGTCGCCCGGGCCCTGGCTGCGGGAGCCCAGATCATCGGTATCAACAACCGGGACCTGAGCACCTTTGAGGTAGACCTGGCAACCACCGAACGCCTTCGCCCACTGGTACCGGAAGAAAAGGTCGTAGTCAGCGAAAGCGGCATCCATTCCCCTGAAGATGTGCGCAGATTGGCAGCCATGGGCATCGATGCCATGTTGGTAGGTGAAAGCCTGGTCGTCACCAGTCCACGGGAGCGACAAAATAAGATTAAGAGCCTGGTGCGAGCAGGAGCGCCGTGA
- a CDS encoding phosphoribosylanthranilate isomerase encodes MTKDDGFASPVVKICGLTNLMDAQVAVDAGADYLGFIFVQRSPRHVTPYNAREIVARLDRTRKRPLLVGVFVNATEEEIAWTLSTCQLDLAQLHGEEPPEMLTALSGRAFKALRPRSIEKARQQAARYGSFGPVDGPDLLVDAFHPSVHGGTGHTGDWDLAADLSPTCRLLLAGGLKTSNVASAIDQVRPWGVDVASGVEKSPGRKDHASVRGFIAAVKHAAG; translated from the coding sequence ATGACAAAGGACGACGGCTTCGCAAGTCCTGTGGTCAAGATCTGTGGCCTGACGAACCTGATGGACGCCCAGGTGGCTGTCGATGCGGGAGCCGACTATCTGGGCTTTATTTTCGTGCAGCGATCACCCCGGCATGTGACACCGTACAACGCCAGGGAAATCGTTGCCCGGCTGGATCGCACCAGAAAGCGGCCCCTCCTGGTCGGCGTCTTTGTCAATGCCACGGAGGAAGAGATTGCCTGGACGCTCAGTACCTGCCAACTGGACCTGGCGCAGCTGCACGGCGAAGAACCGCCCGAAATGTTAACGGCGCTGAGTGGCAGGGCGTTCAAGGCGTTGCGGCCCAGATCGATCGAAAAAGCCCGGCAGCAAGCGGCACGATATGGCAGCTTTGGTCCGGTCGATGGTCCCGACCTGCTGGTGGATGCCTTTCATCCCTCGGTGCACGGCGGCACTGGACATACCGGCGACTGGGATCTGGCCGCGGACCTGTCGCCAACCTGTCGTCTACTCCTGGCCGGTGGCCTTAAAACCTCGAACGTGGCGAGCGCTATCGACCAGGTCCGGCCCTGGGGTGTGGATGTGGCCAGCGGCGTGGAGAAATCTCCTGGCCGCAAGGACCACGCCAGCGTGCGTGGTTTTATCGCAGCGGTGAAGCATGCTGCTGGATGA
- a CDS encoding GrpB family protein, with protein sequence MSQSVISDEKPLGESLGWHRLGTERPFRSHWHNLRQDQVRLPAGQKITFTYQEHPGFITVVPLTSDGQVVMIRSYRYTVDDWCWEMPAGGLGDNAGLPPEEVARQELLQEAGATCVEMCNIGWFYSMNGTADARCTIFLAVGVALNGDQQLEATEQIEVQLVPVEKALQMARDGRMTDGDSALALLRCEPHLIRRTRSTRVVPHDPRWPLRFAEEAARLAQVFGQELVAIHHMGSTAIPGIVAKPIIDILPEVKEIEKVDLLNDEMIALGYVPKGELGIPGRCYFSKDLEGERRYHVHVFQTGNPEIARHLDLVEYLKTHPGEASRYAELKQQLAKQYPHDVHRYTDGKSDLITELAERARLWKETLAS encoded by the coding sequence ATGAGCCAATCTGTAATATCTGACGAAAAACCGCTGGGCGAAAGCCTGGGGTGGCACAGACTTGGCACCGAACGCCCTTTCCGCAGCCATTGGCACAACCTGCGTCAAGACCAGGTACGCTTGCCCGCCGGGCAAAAAATCACCTTTACCTACCAGGAACATCCGGGCTTCATTACCGTTGTGCCGCTAACAAGTGACGGTCAGGTGGTAATGATCCGCAGCTATCGCTACACCGTCGACGACTGGTGTTGGGAGATGCCGGCCGGTGGCCTGGGCGACAATGCAGGCCTGCCGCCGGAGGAGGTTGCCCGCCAGGAACTGCTGCAGGAAGCTGGCGCCACCTGTGTTGAGATGTGTAACATCGGCTGGTTTTACAGCATGAACGGAACCGCCGACGCTCGCTGCACGATCTTTTTGGCTGTAGGGGTGGCATTGAACGGCGACCAGCAACTGGAGGCCACCGAACAGATCGAGGTGCAATTGGTGCCGGTTGAAAAGGCCCTGCAGATGGCGCGGGATGGCCGCATGACCGACGGAGACAGCGCGCTGGCTTTGTTGCGCTGCGAACCACACCTAATACGCCGGACCAGAAGTACTCGGGTCGTTCCCCACGATCCCCGGTGGCCCCTTCGTTTCGCTGAAGAGGCAGCTCGGTTGGCACAGGTATTTGGACAGGAATTGGTGGCCATTCACCACATGGGCAGCACAGCTATCCCGGGCATCGTTGCCAAACCAATCATCGATATCCTGCCGGAGGTCAAAGAGATCGAAAAAGTCGACTTACTCAACGATGAGATGATCGCCCTTGGCTATGTCCCGAAAGGTGAGCTTGGCATCCCAGGCCGGTGTTATTTCAGCAAGGACCTGGAGGGCGAACGCCGCTATCATGTACACGTTTTCCAGACTGGCAACCCGGAGATCGCGCGCCACCTGGACCTGGTCGAGTATCTCAAGACCCATCCCGGGGAAGCCAGTCGTTACGCCGAACTAAAACAACAACTGGCCAAGCAGTATCCCCATGATGTCCACCGCTACACCGATGGCAAGAGCGATTTGATCACGGAACTAGCTGAAAGAGCCCGTCTGTGGAAGGAGACCCTGGCATCGTGA
- the trpD gene encoding anthranilate phosphoribosyltransferase yields the protein MIQAAIARLVDFQDLTEEESYATMMEIMSGEATQAQIGGFLIALRMKGETVPEITGCARAMRENAIAVFPERATRDGIALTDIVGTGGDHSGTFNISTTAAFVVAGAGVPVAKHGNRSVTSKAGSADVLGALGVRLDISPEQVARCIDEAGIGFCYAVNHHPAMRHAIGPRRELKARTVFNILGPLTNPAGASRLAIGVFSPDLTEPLAGVMKRLASTVTFVVHGHGGLDELSLSGPNRITELRDGEIRTFQLDAPDLGLPRAQLADLKGGDADDNAEITRRILAGQELGPKRDAVLFNAAMGLSLADGNWPVALAQARRSIDSGAAMQALEKLVELSNE from the coding sequence ATGATTCAGGCAGCAATTGCCAGACTCGTCGATTTTCAGGATCTGACCGAGGAAGAATCCTACGCAACTATGATGGAAATCATGTCAGGTGAGGCCACCCAGGCCCAGATCGGTGGTTTCCTGATTGCCCTGCGGATGAAGGGTGAGACGGTGCCAGAAATCACCGGTTGCGCCCGGGCAATGCGGGAAAACGCCATTGCCGTCTTTCCGGAACGGGCTACCCGCGACGGCATCGCTCTGACCGATATTGTCGGCACCGGCGGCGATCATTCTGGCACCTTCAATATTTCCACCACTGCGGCATTTGTCGTGGCAGGAGCCGGAGTACCGGTTGCCAAGCACGGCAATCGTTCCGTTACCAGTAAAGCAGGCAGTGCCGATGTGTTGGGTGCGCTCGGGGTTCGCCTGGACATTTCGCCGGAGCAGGTGGCTCGCTGCATCGACGAAGCGGGAATAGGTTTCTGTTACGCCGTCAACCACCATCCGGCCATGCGTCATGCCATCGGTCCTCGCCGCGAGCTGAAAGCCCGCACGGTTTTTAACATTCTGGGGCCATTAACCAACCCGGCCGGCGCCAGCCGGTTGGCCATCGGCGTGTTCAGCCCCGATCTGACTGAACCGCTGGCAGGTGTGATGAAGCGTCTGGCAAGCACGGTCACCTTTGTTGTTCACGGCCATGGCGGGCTGGACGAACTGAGCCTCTCCGGGCCAAATCGCATCACCGAACTGCGCGACGGTGAAATCCGCACCTTCCAGTTGGATGCCCCCGATCTCGGGTTGCCGCGGGCCCAATTGGCCGACCTCAAGGGCGGCGATGCCGACGATAACGCCGAGATCACCCGCCGCATCCTCGCGGGCCAGGAGCTTGGACCGAAACGGGATGCTGTCCTCTTCAACGCCGCCATGGGTCTTTCCCTGGCGGATGGAAATTGGCCTGTCGCACTGGCACAGGCCCGGCGCAGTATCGACAGTGGCGCCGCCATGCAAGCCCTCGAGAAACTGGTCGAGTTGAGCAACGAGTAA
- a CDS encoding metallophosphoesterase family protein: MRIGLIADSHIPHVTSRLHPGVHRAFEGVEMILHAGDLTGPEVLEVLGQIAPVHAVRGDQDIGLDHLPLRQVIEVEGKRIGLIHGNRPRWLEMPGTTWNMFFGQRLFLAPRFYANVCRQFEQDQVDCVVCGHIHRPYIGDVKGVLVINPGSTYLNILDRKTQPGQYVSVGMLEIIDDSLRATIVPLPEAWQDFGKAQFGDAQPPPGISSR, translated from the coding sequence ATGCGAATTGGACTTATAGCTGACTCCCATATACCACACGTGACATCGCGACTCCACCCGGGGGTGCACCGCGCCTTTGAAGGTGTTGAGATGATCCTCCACGCGGGCGATCTGACCGGGCCTGAAGTCCTGGAAGTATTGGGACAGATTGCACCGGTCCATGCCGTCCGCGGTGACCAGGACATCGGTCTGGATCACCTGCCTCTGCGCCAGGTCATTGAGGTTGAAGGAAAACGGATCGGGTTGATCCACGGCAACAGGCCCCGCTGGCTGGAGATGCCGGGCACCACCTGGAACATGTTTTTTGGACAGCGTCTCTTCCTGGCCCCACGTTTTTATGCCAACGTCTGCCGGCAATTTGAGCAGGATCAGGTCGATTGCGTGGTTTGCGGCCATATCCACCGTCCCTATATCGGCGATGTCAAAGGTGTCCTGGTGATCAACCCAGGCAGCACCTATCTCAACATCCTGGATCGTAAGACACAGCCGGGCCAATATGTTTCGGTTGGTATGCTGGAGATCATCGACGACAGTTTGCGCGCCACCATTGTTCCCCTGCCGGAAGCATGGCAGGATTTCGGGAAAGCTCAATTCGGCGACGCCCAACCCCCCCCAGGGATAAGTTCACGATGA
- a CDS encoding aminodeoxychorismate/anthranilate synthase component II, translated as MIAFIDNYDSFTYNLVQFIGEVMLEDRLGDPVSDLQVWRNDRVTVEELEQLKPSHIMISPGPGTPEADSGVSNDVIRHFHKTTPLLGVCLGQQCIGHVFGGVVARAPRLMHGKVSPVHHTGKGIFYGLPSPFQATRYHSLIVEEPLPDVLKLTAFTQEGEVMGLRHRDYPTIGVQFHPESILTEHGKDLLRNFLAVS; from the coding sequence ATGATTGCGTTCATAGATAACTACGATTCATTTACCTATAATCTGGTGCAATTCATCGGCGAGGTCATGCTGGAAGACCGGCTGGGCGATCCCGTCAGCGACTTACAGGTGTGGCGCAATGACCGGGTCACTGTGGAGGAATTGGAGCAACTCAAGCCCAGTCACATCATGATTTCGCCGGGACCGGGTACACCCGAGGCTGACAGCGGTGTCAGCAACGACGTCATTCGTCACTTTCACAAAACCACGCCTCTGCTCGGGGTTTGCCTGGGACAACAATGTATCGGGCATGTCTTCGGCGGGGTAGTAGCGCGCGCGCCGCGGCTGATGCATGGCAAGGTATCGCCGGTTCACCACACCGGTAAAGGGATTTTTTATGGGCTGCCAAGTCCCTTCCAGGCAACCCGCTACCACTCCCTGATCGTTGAAGAACCGCTACCCGATGTGCTGAAACTAACTGCCTTCACCCAGGAGGGAGAGGTGATGGGTCTGCGGCACCGTGACTATCCAACCATCGGTGTTCAGTTCCATCCGGAGAGCATTCTCACCGAACATGGCAAGGACCTGCTGCGGAACTTCCTGGCAGTGTCCTGA